Below is a window of Candidatus Bathyarchaeota archaeon DNA.
ATAGTAAACCTGAAGTGCTAAATTTTCTTTTAGAAGCTGGAGAAGAGTTTGAACAGTTTAGCGATAGAATATGCATATTCACAAGAAAACCGAAAGAATTAATGAATGAAATTACGCGAAAAATTAAGCTTGAAAAAACTATTGTTAGAGAAGCTTCTTTAGAAGATGTTTTTCTTAAGCTTACAGGTAGAGGTTTAAGAGATTGAAAAATTATTTTAAAATTCCTAATGTTTCATATAGAGCTTGGAAAGTTTGGCTTAGAAATAAAGATGCATTTATGAAAACAGCTAAAGCAAATTTTATTGTTCCATTTTTAGAGCCTATTTTTTATCTTTTAGCTATTGGGTTTGGATTAGGGTTTTATATAGGGGAAATTAACAGTGTTTCTTATCCAGTTTTTATAGCTCCAGCTTTAATTTGCATTTCAATAATGTATTCAGCTTTTTTTGAGTGTACATACGGTTCTTTCGTAAGAATGTATTACCAAAAAACTTTTGATGCTATAATAGCTACACCTTTAAATATTGATGAAGTAATTTTCGGTGAAATTTTATGGGGTTCCACTAAAAGCGTTATAAACGCATCTATAATGCTTTTAGTTGTTTCAATTTTTCATTTAGTTAAGCTTCCAGATTCAATTCTTATAATTCCCTTAGCTTTTCTAGTTGGATTTGTTTTTTCAACAATAGCCATGTGTTTTACAGCTATATCGCCTACAATAGATTCTTTTAATTATCCAACCTTCCTATTTATTACTCCAATGTTCTTTTTCAGCGGAACATTTTTTCCTTTATCTATACTTCCAAAACCAGTTCAATTAATTTCTTTCATTGTATTTCCTTTAACTCATGCAGTTTACATTTCAAGAGAGTTAACCACAGGAACTTTAGAGTCTAGAAGTGTAGTAAGTTTAATATGGCTTATAACAGTTGGAGTAATATTACTAATTCTTTCTATAAACTTGATGAAGAAAAGGCTTATAGTTTAATTAAATAAATGTTTATTCTCTTTAGCTTAATATTAAACATGAAGTTTTTGAACGAATAAGATTGTTACAGTGAAAGTTTCAGATAAGCTTAAAGAAAAGATGAAGAAGCTTAAGGATAGAGTAAATTCACCTAAAAGTATTAAGAAATCTTATTAATTTTATTTAAGGAAAGAAATTAAAATGAAATGAAGAAAATTAAAGCAAAACAAAAATTCATGAATAATAAAGATTAAGCCTTAAGGAATTAAAAAAATACAAGGTATAATGGTAGGATAGTGTAATAAAGTTTAGAATTTTATGAAGAATCCAACAAGAATAGCAAATTGGATAGTTTATATTACTAAACTTAAAATTAAAGATTAAATTAAAAAGTTAAAATTCCTTAAAGGTTAAGATACTTTATTTAACAAAAAATTATAGCTGTTTTAAAATGTTTTAAGATTCAATATTTTAGGATTAAACTACTGGTATTAATTTGATTTCTGTTTCTCCGTTTATGTGAACTTCAATGTTTAGTAATGGGGTTTTAGGTTTTATTCCTTGAAGAAAGATTACCCCATGGATTTCCTTAATGACTAAGTGTGAATCTGCTAAGCTGCTTAAATGATTGGTTAAAGCGCATTCAGGCCTAATAATATTTAATCTTACATCTTTAAAGTTCCTTATTTTTGCTAGGTCTTCGCCTAAAATCTTTAATAATTCATCTTTACCATACATATATTCTAGCGTGTCAAAACCAACAACTGAGAAGATTGGTCTATTACTTCTGTATCTAAACTCTGAAATAGCATTCCAAAAAGATATCATATCCTCCTTTAAAGATTTACCTTCAAACAGTATTGTGTATGGTTCAATAGTCTCAACAGGAGCAGCTTTAAAATCAACAATTTTTAAATTGTGTTTTAAAGCCTCCTCATGAACGAATGATTTAAGAGAGTTCCAAACTGTTAAAGCGCTTAAACCTTGAGGCGGAAGAATAATAACGTAGCCTCCCTGATTTAAAATATTCGAAACTGTTACCCGAAAAAGACGTTCAGGTGTTAACGCCACATTCTTCTCAAATTCTAGGAGATTATAGGATCCACGTTTAAACATTGAGCCTATAATTTTATCTAAATCGCTGATGCCTGAAGAATAATACTCGTTAGTATGCGGAACAAGCTTAAACCTTTTTGTAGGTTCTGGAAGACCACCCATAATTAATGGTTGAAAAACCTTGAAACCATTTTTTAATGTAAAGGTTAATAATGGCCATAAAATTTCTGTTCCACGAGTCTTAAGTATTTTTAAGTATCTTAAAAGTGCTCCATTAATTTCATCATAATTAAGGTGAATTAAGTAGTCTGATAAAAACTCAATTGATTCAGTTTCATTAATGTTCGTCTTCTCAATTATTACCATTGTTGTGCACCCCATACCTTTAATAATCTTACCTAGAATATTATGCACTATTATTCTTACATCAGAGGGTTTCTCTATAACTTGTGATATTGCTGAAAAAGAGTCTATCACAAGCATAGTCGCATTTATATCTCTAATCTCATGCAGTATCTGCTCAAAAATATCAGTAATACCAATCTCTTTAACTGTAACCATCTCAAGAAATCTAAATTTTCCTTCATGCTCAAGCTTCTCGAAATCTAAGGTTAAATCACACATATTTTTAATGAAACTCTTGCGTCCCTCAATAAAACTTACATACAATCCGTTCCCGCTAAATTTTTTAACACCGTTATAAATCCAGTTCGCTGCAAAAGTTGTTTTTCCTGAACCTGGAGGGCCAGAAACAGATATAAGGCTGCCAGCTGAAAAACCACCATTAAGAATAGAATCAAGTACAACGTTTCCAGTAGGTATACGGTTCACGATAAAACACCATATAAAATAACAAGAAATAGATCTTTAAAAATGTTTTATTTATTCTTTACGGTTTATTTTCCGTAAATTAAGAATTCCAGCATGCGCAAGTTTATTCTTGGTTTCACGCCGTAAACTACTGATTCATACTTCCATATAAGCCTTAATGCAAATCAACCGTTGTTAAGAGTATCTTTGCTAATCTTGAATAACATGGTTTTAATATAAAGTATGCTTAAGCCTAACCCCAGGTTGTTTCGTTTTCTCCATAAGCTCCTGCTTAACCTTAAGCTATTTAATGTAGTCTTCTGAAAAGGGTTATTCCATTAGCAACAAACTCTTTTATGCCGATCTATACGGAGTTTCCACTATTAGATTGTTGTACAACCCTAGAAGCTTAATGATTTTGGGTTAGAATAGTGTAGCACAACTTTAACCTTACGCTTCTTCTTAAATGCTTAAGTTAAGTAGTGGTTTAACTGAACTGTTACGCATAAGCTTTAAGAAGCAGTTCAAATCTAATATTTTTTGTTCCCCCCCCAATTGATGTTTTTTATCAGAAGATTTATTAAGACTTTTGCTCCAGAACCGAAAATTTTTTCTACAGCTTAAATAAAAGGTTTTAAGGATCCTCCCAAAAATACCTCGAAAGGGTCACGATCCAAATTCTTACACAAAAAACAATACTGCTTCTCCAACAGAATCATTAAGTAAAGAGCAAAGAAACTTAAAGGATTACATGAAAAACTTTAACAGCAGGAGTTTATTTTTTAGTATTAAGCTGCATAATTTAAATCGAAGAGAGTTTTAATTAGTTTTCGAAAAGTTTGATGGGGAAATATACGCCATATAGCTTTCATAACGAATATGTAAAGAGTTTCTTAGAAATAGTATTTCCATTGGTGCCGGGGGCGGGATTTGAACCCGCGACCTTTGGATTATGAGTCCAACGCTTTAACCTTTTAAAGTTTTCTGGCCACGGCTGAGCTACCCCGGCTTTACATTAAGGTTAATGTTATAAAGGGTTTTATAAGAATTTTTGTTTTTAAAATTTTGCAAAGTTTATTTATTTCTTTAAAACATTTACTAATTAATAAAAATTTGTTTTTAAATGGGGAAGTTAAGGAATGGGGTTGAAAATTGTCCCTGATACTTCAATTATTATAGATGGTAAAATATCGAAACTGCTTGAAGAAGGAGAATTAAACAATGTTGAAATTATTATTCCAGTTGCGGTTTTAGATGAGCTTCAAGCTCAAGCTTCTAAAGGTAAAGAAACAGGTTTTATAGGGCTTAATGAACTTAAAAAAATTAGGGAAATTTGCGAGAAAAAAAATATTTTAGTAAGGTTTTCAGGTGAAAGACCTAGTTTAGAAGATATTAAGCTAGCTAGATCTGGAAGGCTTGATGCATTAATAAGGGATGTAGCTAAAAAGGAGAATGCTATTCTTTATACAGCTGATTATGTTCAAGCTTTAGTAGCTGAAGCTGAAGGAGTTAAAGCTAAACATTTTCCAGCTGAAGTTAAAATTGTAACTCTTAGTTTTGAAAAGTTTTTTTCGCAGGATACTTTAAGTCTTCATTTAAAAGAGAATGTTCCACCTTTAGCTAAAAGAGGCGTCCCAGGAAAATTCACTTTAACTACTGTAAGGAATGAGCCTTGCACTAGAGAAGAATTAGAGCAAATAATAAAGGAGATTTCTGAAGTTGCTAGAGCGGATAGAGAGTCTTCTATTGAAATTAATAGAGCTGGAGCTTTAGTTATTCAATTAAGAAATTATAGAATAGCTATAGCTAGACCGCCTTTTTCTGATGGTTTAGAAGTAACAATTGTAAGGCCAGTTGTTAAACTTACTTTAGAAGATTATAAACTTTCAAATAAGCTTATTCAAAGGTTAAAAGAGAAGGCTGAAGGAATTTTAATTGCTGGTCCTCCAGGTTCAGGAAAAACAACTTTAGCTTCATCTTTAGCTGAATTCTATGAAAAACAAGGGAAAATAGTTAAAACTTTAGAGTCGCCTAGAGATTTGCAAGTTGGTCCAGAAATAACACAGTATGGACCTTTAGAAGGTAGCTTTGAAAAAACAGCTGAAATCCTTCTTTTAGTTAGACCAGACTATTCAATTTTTGATGAAGTTAGAAAAACAGGAGATTTTAAAGTTTTTGTTGATATGCGTTTAGCTGGAGTAGGGATGGTTGGTGTTGTTCATGCTAGCGATGCTATAGATGCTATTCAAAGATTTATGACTAGAGTAGAGTTAGGTATGATACCCCATATAATAGATACAGTAATATTTGTAAAGGATGGTGAAGTAAAAAAAGTTTATGAATTAAATTTAACTGTTAAAGTTCCTTCAGGAATGACTGAAGAAGATTTAGCTAGACCAGTTGTTGAAGTTAGAGATTTTGAGACTGGAAAGCTTGAGTATGAAATTTACACTTTTGGTGAAGAAAATGTTGTTGTTCCAGCAGCTTCAACTAAAGAGGAATCTTCAATTAAAAGATTAGCTAAAGAAAGAATTCTTCAAGAAATAACTAGATTCGATAAAGACGCTGAAGTAGAAGTTGTTTCAGAAGATAAGGTTGTTGTTAAAGTTGATAATAAGGTTATTCCTAAACTTATTGGTAAAAACGGTTCAATGATATCTTCTATAGAGAAGAAACTTGGGATACATATAGATGTTGAACCTAAAATCCCATCTTTAGGTGAAGAAGTAGATTATGAATTAAGGGAAATAGGAAATGCATTAGAGTTTCAATTTAATAATAGAATGAAAGGGAAAATTGCAAGCTTCTATATAAATAACAATTTTTTATTTTCAGCGACTATAGGGAAGAAAGGAAATATTAAAATATCTAAAGAAACAGATGTAGGGAAAGAATTGTTTAAAGCTATTTTAGCAAATAAAAAAATTAAAGTATTTATTTAAAAAAATAAAAAAGGGGTGAAAAAGAAATTGATTATTGTTCTTCTAGGAGCACCAGGTTCAGGGAAAGGAACTTACGCTTCAATAATAAATAGAAAGTTAGGGATTCCACATATTTCAACAGGAGATTTAGTTAGGGATGAAATTAAAGCTGGAACAAAACTTGGAAAAGAAGCTGCTGAATACGTTAATCGAGGAGAACTTATTCCAGATGAGAAAATTCTTGAAATTTTAAAAAATAGAGTTTCTAAATCTGATTGTGTTAAAGGTTTTATTTTAGATGGCTACCCAAGAACAATTAAGCAAGCTGAAGATTTAAGTAAAATCGCGAATATTGATATTGTAGTAAACTTGAATGTTCCAGATGAAGTTATTATTGAACGGTTAGCTTATAGGCT
It encodes the following:
- a CDS encoding ABC transporter permease, giving the protein MKNYFKIPNVSYRAWKVWLRNKDAFMKTAKANFIVPFLEPIFYLLAIGFGLGFYIGEINSVSYPVFIAPALICISIMYSAFFECTYGSFVRMYYQKTFDAIIATPLNIDEVIFGEILWGSTKSVINASIMLLVVSIFHLVKLPDSILIIPLAFLVGFVFSTIAMCFTAISPTIDSFNYPTFLFITPMFFFSGTFFPLSILPKPVQLISFIVFPLTHAVYISRELTTGTLESRSVVSLIWLITVGVILLILSINLMKKRLIV
- the tadA gene encoding Flp pilus assembly complex ATPase component TadA: MGLKIVPDTSIIIDGKISKLLEEGELNNVEIIIPVAVLDELQAQASKGKETGFIGLNELKKIREICEKKNILVRFSGERPSLEDIKLARSGRLDALIRDVAKKENAILYTADYVQALVAEAEGVKAKHFPAEVKIVTLSFEKFFSQDTLSLHLKENVPPLAKRGVPGKFTLTTVRNEPCTREELEQIIKEISEVARADRESSIEINRAGALVIQLRNYRIAIARPPFSDGLEVTIVRPVVKLTLEDYKLSNKLIQRLKEKAEGILIAGPPGSGKTTLASSLAEFYEKQGKIVKTLESPRDLQVGPEITQYGPLEGSFEKTAEILLLVRPDYSIFDEVRKTGDFKVFVDMRLAGVGMVGVVHASDAIDAIQRFMTRVELGMIPHIIDTVIFVKDGEVKKVYELNLTVKVPSGMTEEDLARPVVEVRDFETGKLEYEIYTFGEENVVVPAASTKEESSIKRLAKERILQEITRFDKDAEVEVVSEDKVVVKVDNKVIPKLIGKNGSMISSIEKKLGIHIDVEPKIPSLGEEVDYELREIGNALEFQFNNRMKGKIASFYINNNFLFSATIGKKGNIKISKETDVGKELFKAILANKKIKVFI
- a CDS encoding adenylate kinase, translated to MIIVLLGAPGSGKGTYASIINRKLGIPHISTGDLVRDEIKAGTKLGKEAAEYVNRGELIPDEKILEILKNRVSKSDCVKGFILDGYPRTIKQAEDLSKIANIDIVVNLNVPDEVIIERLAYRLICRNCGAIYNEKTLKPKKPGVCDKCGGPLYKREDDKPEVIKERLKVYREKTQPLINFYKKTGLLVEVKTEKIDASPEEVANEILKVINEKINVK
- a CDS encoding AAA family ATPase, with amino-acid sequence MNRIPTGNVVLDSILNGGFSAGSLISVSGPPGSGKTTFAANWIYNGVKKFSGNGLYVSFIEGRKSFIKNMCDLTLDFEKLEHEGKFRFLEMVTVKEIGITDIFEQILHEIRDINATMLVIDSFSAISQVIEKPSDVRIIVHNILGKIIKGMGCTTMVIIEKTNINETESIEFLSDYLIHLNYDEINGALLRYLKILKTRGTEILWPLLTFTLKNGFKVFQPLIMGGLPEPTKRFKLVPHTNEYYSSGISDLDKIIGSMFKRGSYNLLEFEKNVALTPERLFRVTVSNILNQGGYVIILPPQGLSALTVWNSLKSFVHEEALKHNLKIVDFKAAPVETIEPYTILFEGKSLKEDMISFWNAISEFRYRSNRPIFSVVGFDTLEYMYGKDELLKILGEDLAKIRNFKDVRLNIIRPECALTNHLSSLADSHLVIKEIHGVIFLQGIKPKTPLLNIEVHINGETEIKLIPVV